The following proteins are encoded in a genomic region of Oncorhynchus keta strain PuntledgeMale-10-30-2019 chromosome 8, Oket_V2, whole genome shotgun sequence:
- the LOC127931407 gene encoding MAX gene-associated protein-like isoform X1 produces the protein MEDPTVMEERVEDSAITTSITTSIPFDSVTMEPGLANEDVVEDQAVAMTDKDTSLTIIAMASSTDTITNTEVNLAMASSTHSEVNLAIALSTDVITNKEASGTIAVPMDSGINSDAKPANTPIVSASLSPAATVTNTGANPALPSPLTSSAASGPAPGGLHPEEEGLSAISSCGSVGVTLENSNVWREFHCCGTEMILTKQGRRMFPYCRYRLTGLEPTRRYCLVLSITPVDMYRHRWNLKEWEPSGPGEPHTQASCRLFPHQDSSALGKVWMASLVSFYKLKLTNHCLDQEGHVLLHSMHRYRPSLHVIPVADGDDLGFDPKLLDLQLLGPEVMTFTFPQTEFYAVTSYQNTRITQLKIDYNPFAKGFREDSGSPRLAKPRPEHPQAGKGDIRSPGRSTARSNGGEGTEHIVTVNDVVADISMKKRSLPTTHPVGEVSGKLRKVALGTADSDANQTDVSASEEGMDLDYSDHVFHRQYLRAQLALPSGASRPENSPGAGGERLGAGMDHSRQASLTANPQNTTQSTVLHTNRCSKPLKRSTVEPMDSEVPPSQKVPLVEPTMTAPISLTETQEDKVASLTPKTSKPQKIAPKPSPTPSPLTPTASPFAVPKPWKKGRKPGGNRWGSVGKVSKGTKAATAAVTATSSPIPVAMQPELDDVEGLLFVSFTSKEALGVHVEDMPSDNTSPVTQEQPEKTVVESVEEKIAVLESVEEKIAGLQTILLQDLNTLKHRQVIHPVLQEVGLKLSSLDQGLAIDLQYLGVRLPLSPPVFTGLGSTSSTNGSRSFVSRTGKTSDLTKIKGWRDKFIRTKETSKNHNPNRSAFCSEMLDQYLESEAQRISDRAAAFSHNPLGLVAYQLPVTSTSYVRTLDSVLKTRAPPSPAFCRPCPLSRKPLLYAALKKPPPPINNHRTPPKAAKPKPTPAQGKLHHITPAQGKARSASVLRPIQVTNSNKTTAAKATAGVKVTSPPTAQRSPPGQGAVRRDSSPGRGLSSGLTGLSKNQLRLVGLSKIQLRMMEMEDATFYQGHDRTHITTERVERALMALLTAQGLPKSRAPQASPVDSPECGSEFCRLGCVCSSLARVSRGPLHCYRPDCMLGCSCFKRRITKQTTAAENGQHQTLPVYTVSNVEHEVQPNRGIRVSTLWDCTSGVDPEPLFSPKPAPNIPTKPLTRIYNPGPKRYVPRLTPELREEDKDPVYKYFESMMTCARVREFNSKPPPQVLPPQVHLFKDNNSSIIPSSRKVRHRTHTH, from the exons ATGGAGGATCCTACTGTaatggaggagagggtagaggactCGGCCATTactacctctatcaccacatCAATCCCATTTGACAGCGTCACCATGGAGCCAGGCCTGGCCAACGAGGATGTGGTGGAGGACCAAGCTGTAGCCATGACAGACAAGGATACAAGCTTAACCATCATAGCCATGGCTTCATCCACTGACACCATAACAAACACTGAGGTCAACCTAGCTATGGCATCATCCACACACAGTGAAGTGAACTTAGCAATAGCTTTATCCACTGATGTCATTACAAACAAAGAAGCGAGTGGAACCATAGCCGTACCCATGGATAGTGGGATAAACTCTGATGCTAAGCCAGCTAACACACCCATAGTATCAGCATCTTTATCACCAGCTGCCACTGTGACAAACACTGGTGCCAACCCAGCCCTCCCCTCACCATTAACATCATCTGCTGCCAGTGGCCCAGCCCCCGGAGGCCTGCATCCCGAGGAGGAAGGCCTCTCAGCGATAAGCTCATGTGGTAGTGTGGGGGTCACTCTGGAGAACAGCAATGTCTGGAGGGAGTTCCACTGCTGTGGAACCGAGATGATCCTCACCAAACAGGGCCGGCGCATGTTTCCCTACTGCCGCTATCGCCTGACGGGTTTGGAACCAACACGTCGTTACTGCTTGGTCCTGTCAATCACCCCCGTCGACATGTACCGCCATCGCTGGAACCTGAAGGAGTGGGAACCCAGTGGTCCTGGAGAACCACACACCCAGGCCTCATGCCGACTCTTTCCCCACCAGGACTCATCAGCCCTGGGGAAGGTCTGGATGGCCAGCCTGGTCTCCTTCTATAAACTCAAACTGACTAACCACTGCCTGGACCAGGAGGGACATGTGTTGCTGCACTCCATGCACCGCTACAGGCCCAGTTTACACGTGATCCCCGTCGCAGATGGAGATGACCTTGGCTTTGACCCTAAGCTGCTTGACCTCCAGCTCCTCGGCCCGGAGGTCATGACCTTCACGTTCCCGCAGACCGAGTTCTATGCAGTGACGTCGTACCAGAACACCAGGATCACCCAGCTGAAGATAGATTATAACCCCTTTGCTAAGGGCTTCAGGGAGGACAGCGGCAGCCCGCGCCTCGCAAAGCCCAGGCCGGAGCACCCTCAGGCAGGGAAGGGAGATATCCGCTCCCCTGGTCGTAGCACTGCTAGGTCCAATGGTGGTGAGGGGACTGAGCATATTGTTACTGTAAACGATGTTGTGGCTGATATCAG CATGAAGAAACGTTCTCTCCCTACAACTCACCCTGTGGGGGAAGTCTCAGGGAAGTTGAGGAAAGTAGCTCTTGGTACAGCAGATTCAGATGCCAATCAGACTGATGTGTCTGCCAGTGAAGAGGGGATGGATCTGGACTACAGTGACCATGTCTTCCACAGGCAGTACCTCCGAGCCCAGCTAGCCCTGCCCTCAGGAGCCTCCAGGCCAGAGAACAGCCCGGGGGCTgggggggagagactgggtgctGGGATGGACCACTCCAGACAGGCCAGCCTGACTGCTAACCCTCAGAATACTACACAGTCTACTGTGTTACACACAAACAGATGTTCAAAGCCTTTAAAACGTTCAACTGTAGAACCAATGGACTCTGAGGTTCCGCCTTCACAGAAGGTTCCGCTTGTAGAGCCAACCATGACCGCACCCATTTCGCTTACAGAAACTCAGGAGGACAAGGTTGCGAGCTTAACCCCTAAAACATCCAAACCTCAAAAGATTGCACCCAAGCCTTCTCCTACCCCCTCACCTCTGACCCCCACTGCGTCCCCCTTTGCCGTTCCTAAGCCATGGAAGAAGGGGCGTAAACCGGGGGGCAATCGGTGGGGCAGTGTCGGAAAAGTCTCTAAGGGTACCAAGGCGGCGACAGCGGCTGTCACTGCAACTAGCAGCCCAATACCTGTTGCTATGCAACCGGAACTGGATGACGTGGAGGGTCTACTTTTTGTGTCCTTCACTTCCAAG GAAGCTCTTGGTGTCCATGTGGAGGACATGCCATCCGATAACACATCACCAGTCACTCAGGAACAGCCAGAGAAAACTG tagTGGAGAGTGTTGAGGAGAAGATTGCAGTACTGGAGAGTGTTGAAGAGAAGATTGCAGGTCTGCAGACTATCTTACTGCAAGACCtaaacacactcaaacacagacAGGTCATCCACCCTGTCCTACAGGAGG TTGGGCTGAAGTTGAGCTCCCTGGACCAAGGCCTGGCCATCGATCTACAGTATCTGGGGGTGCGTCTACCGCTGTCTCCGCCTGTGTTCACTGGGCTGGGCAGCACTTCCTCCACTA ATGGAAGCAGGTCCTTTGTCTCCAGGACGGGGAAGACCAGTGACCTGACCAAGATCAAGGGCTGGAGGGACAAGTTCATCAGGACCAAAGAGACCTCTAAGAACCACAACCCCAACCGCTCGGCCTTCTGCAGCGAAATGCTCGACCAATACCTGGAGAGCGAGGCCCAGCGAATCAGCGACCGCGCTGCTGCCTTCTCCCACAACCCCCTGGGCTTAGTGGCCTATCAGCTGCCTGTGACCAGCACCAGCTATGTGCGGACCCTCGACAGTGTTCTGAAGACACGTGCCCCCCCGTCCCCCGCCTTCTGTAGACCCTGCCCCCTCTCTCGGAAACCCCTCCTCTACGCAGCTCTAAAGAAACCCCCTCCACCCATCAACAACCACAGGACCCCTCCTAAAGCAGCCAAACCCAAACCCACACCAGCACAGGGCAAACTGCACCATATAACACCAGCCCAGGGCAAAGCCAGATCTGCCTCTGTGCTACGGCCCATCCAGGTCACCAACAGTAACAAAACTACTGCTGCTAAAGCTACAGCTGGGGTTAAAGTCACCAGCCCTCCTACTGCACAGCG GTCTCCTCCAGGCCAGGGGGCTGTGAGGAGGGACTCCAGCCCAGGGAGAGGCCTCTCCAGCGGGTTGACTGGCCTCTCTAAGAACCAGCTCAGACTGGTCGGTCTCTCTAAGATCCAGCTGAGAATGATGGAGATGGAAGATGCCACCTTCTACCAAGGACACGATAGAACACACATCActactgagagggtggagagagccCTGATGGCACTGCTCACTGCGCAG GGTCTCCCTAAGAGCCGTGCCCCCCAGGCCAGTCCAGTGGACAGTCCAGAGTGTGGTTCTGAGTTCTGCaggctggggtgtgtgtgttccagctTGGCCCGGGTGTCCAGGGGTCCGCTCCACTGTTACAGGCCTGACTGTATGTTGGGCTGCTCCTGCTTTAAACGCAGGATCACCAAACAGACCACAGCAGCAGAGAACGGCCAGCACCAGACACTGCCTGTTTACA CTGTGTCTAACGTGGAGCATGAGGTTCAGCCCAATCGAGGCATCCGTGTCTCAACCCTGTGGGACTGCACCTCAGGGGTGGACCCCGAACCCCTCTTCAGCCCGAAACCTGCCCCAAACATACCCACCAAGCCTCTAACCAGGATCTACAACCCTGGTCCAAAGCGCTACGTACCTCGTCTCACCCCCGAG ctgCGAGAGGAGGACAAGGACCCAGTCTACAAGTACTTTGAGAGCATGATGACGTGCGCCCGTGTCAGAGAGTTTAACAGTAAACCGCCGCCCCAGGTGCTGCCGCCACAGGTCCACCTCTTTAAGGACAATAATAGTTCCATCATCCCCAGCAGCAGAAAGGTGaggcacaggacacacacacactaa
- the LOC127931407 gene encoding MAX gene-associated protein-like isoform X2, with protein MEDPTVMEERVEDSAITTSITTSIPFDSVTMEPGLANEDVVEDQAVAMTDKDTSLTIIAMASSTDTITNTEVNLAMASSTHSEVNLAIALSTDVITNKEASGTIAVPMDSGINSDAKPANTPIVSASLSPAATVTNTGANPALPSPLTSSAASGPAPGGLHPEEEGLSAISSCGSVGVTLENSNVWREFHCCGTEMILTKQGRRMFPYCRYRLTGLEPTRRYCLVLSITPVDMYRHRWNLKEWEPSGPGEPHTQASCRLFPHQDSSALGKVWMASLVSFYKLKLTNHCLDQEGHVLLHSMHRYRPSLHVIPVADGDDLGFDPKLLDLQLLGPEVMTFTFPQTEFYAVTSYQNTRITQLKIDYNPFAKGFREDSGSPRLAKPRPEHPQAGKGDIRSPGRSTARSNGGEGTEHIVTVNDVVADISMKKRSLPTTHPVGEVSGKLRKVALGTADSDANQTDVSASEEGMDLDYSDHVFHRQYLRAQLALPSGASRPENSPGAGGERLGAGMDHSRQASLTANPQNTTQSTVLHTNRCSKPLKRSTVEPMDSEVPPSQKVPLVEPTMTAPISLTETQEDKVASLTPKTSKPQKIAPKPSPTPSPLTPTASPFAVPKPWKKGRKPGGNRWGSVGKVSKGTKAATAAVTATSSPIPVAMQPELDDVEGLLFVSFTSKEALGVHVEDMPSDNTSPVTQEQPEKTVESVEEKIAVLESVEEKIAGLQTILLQDLNTLKHRQVIHPVLQEVGLKLSSLDQGLAIDLQYLGVRLPLSPPVFTGLGSTSSTNGSRSFVSRTGKTSDLTKIKGWRDKFIRTKETSKNHNPNRSAFCSEMLDQYLESEAQRISDRAAAFSHNPLGLVAYQLPVTSTSYVRTLDSVLKTRAPPSPAFCRPCPLSRKPLLYAALKKPPPPINNHRTPPKAAKPKPTPAQGKLHHITPAQGKARSASVLRPIQVTNSNKTTAAKATAGVKVTSPPTAQRSPPGQGAVRRDSSPGRGLSSGLTGLSKNQLRLVGLSKIQLRMMEMEDATFYQGHDRTHITTERVERALMALLTAQGLPKSRAPQASPVDSPECGSEFCRLGCVCSSLARVSRGPLHCYRPDCMLGCSCFKRRITKQTTAAENGQHQTLPVYTVSNVEHEVQPNRGIRVSTLWDCTSGVDPEPLFSPKPAPNIPTKPLTRIYNPGPKRYVPRLTPELREEDKDPVYKYFESMMTCARVREFNSKPPPQVLPPQVHLFKDNNSSIIPSSRKVRHRTHTH; from the exons ATGGAGGATCCTACTGTaatggaggagagggtagaggactCGGCCATTactacctctatcaccacatCAATCCCATTTGACAGCGTCACCATGGAGCCAGGCCTGGCCAACGAGGATGTGGTGGAGGACCAAGCTGTAGCCATGACAGACAAGGATACAAGCTTAACCATCATAGCCATGGCTTCATCCACTGACACCATAACAAACACTGAGGTCAACCTAGCTATGGCATCATCCACACACAGTGAAGTGAACTTAGCAATAGCTTTATCCACTGATGTCATTACAAACAAAGAAGCGAGTGGAACCATAGCCGTACCCATGGATAGTGGGATAAACTCTGATGCTAAGCCAGCTAACACACCCATAGTATCAGCATCTTTATCACCAGCTGCCACTGTGACAAACACTGGTGCCAACCCAGCCCTCCCCTCACCATTAACATCATCTGCTGCCAGTGGCCCAGCCCCCGGAGGCCTGCATCCCGAGGAGGAAGGCCTCTCAGCGATAAGCTCATGTGGTAGTGTGGGGGTCACTCTGGAGAACAGCAATGTCTGGAGGGAGTTCCACTGCTGTGGAACCGAGATGATCCTCACCAAACAGGGCCGGCGCATGTTTCCCTACTGCCGCTATCGCCTGACGGGTTTGGAACCAACACGTCGTTACTGCTTGGTCCTGTCAATCACCCCCGTCGACATGTACCGCCATCGCTGGAACCTGAAGGAGTGGGAACCCAGTGGTCCTGGAGAACCACACACCCAGGCCTCATGCCGACTCTTTCCCCACCAGGACTCATCAGCCCTGGGGAAGGTCTGGATGGCCAGCCTGGTCTCCTTCTATAAACTCAAACTGACTAACCACTGCCTGGACCAGGAGGGACATGTGTTGCTGCACTCCATGCACCGCTACAGGCCCAGTTTACACGTGATCCCCGTCGCAGATGGAGATGACCTTGGCTTTGACCCTAAGCTGCTTGACCTCCAGCTCCTCGGCCCGGAGGTCATGACCTTCACGTTCCCGCAGACCGAGTTCTATGCAGTGACGTCGTACCAGAACACCAGGATCACCCAGCTGAAGATAGATTATAACCCCTTTGCTAAGGGCTTCAGGGAGGACAGCGGCAGCCCGCGCCTCGCAAAGCCCAGGCCGGAGCACCCTCAGGCAGGGAAGGGAGATATCCGCTCCCCTGGTCGTAGCACTGCTAGGTCCAATGGTGGTGAGGGGACTGAGCATATTGTTACTGTAAACGATGTTGTGGCTGATATCAG CATGAAGAAACGTTCTCTCCCTACAACTCACCCTGTGGGGGAAGTCTCAGGGAAGTTGAGGAAAGTAGCTCTTGGTACAGCAGATTCAGATGCCAATCAGACTGATGTGTCTGCCAGTGAAGAGGGGATGGATCTGGACTACAGTGACCATGTCTTCCACAGGCAGTACCTCCGAGCCCAGCTAGCCCTGCCCTCAGGAGCCTCCAGGCCAGAGAACAGCCCGGGGGCTgggggggagagactgggtgctGGGATGGACCACTCCAGACAGGCCAGCCTGACTGCTAACCCTCAGAATACTACACAGTCTACTGTGTTACACACAAACAGATGTTCAAAGCCTTTAAAACGTTCAACTGTAGAACCAATGGACTCTGAGGTTCCGCCTTCACAGAAGGTTCCGCTTGTAGAGCCAACCATGACCGCACCCATTTCGCTTACAGAAACTCAGGAGGACAAGGTTGCGAGCTTAACCCCTAAAACATCCAAACCTCAAAAGATTGCACCCAAGCCTTCTCCTACCCCCTCACCTCTGACCCCCACTGCGTCCCCCTTTGCCGTTCCTAAGCCATGGAAGAAGGGGCGTAAACCGGGGGGCAATCGGTGGGGCAGTGTCGGAAAAGTCTCTAAGGGTACCAAGGCGGCGACAGCGGCTGTCACTGCAACTAGCAGCCCAATACCTGTTGCTATGCAACCGGAACTGGATGACGTGGAGGGTCTACTTTTTGTGTCCTTCACTTCCAAG GAAGCTCTTGGTGTCCATGTGGAGGACATGCCATCCGATAACACATCACCAGTCACTCAGGAACAGCCAGAGAAAACTG TGGAGAGTGTTGAGGAGAAGATTGCAGTACTGGAGAGTGTTGAAGAGAAGATTGCAGGTCTGCAGACTATCTTACTGCAAGACCtaaacacactcaaacacagacAGGTCATCCACCCTGTCCTACAGGAGG TTGGGCTGAAGTTGAGCTCCCTGGACCAAGGCCTGGCCATCGATCTACAGTATCTGGGGGTGCGTCTACCGCTGTCTCCGCCTGTGTTCACTGGGCTGGGCAGCACTTCCTCCACTA ATGGAAGCAGGTCCTTTGTCTCCAGGACGGGGAAGACCAGTGACCTGACCAAGATCAAGGGCTGGAGGGACAAGTTCATCAGGACCAAAGAGACCTCTAAGAACCACAACCCCAACCGCTCGGCCTTCTGCAGCGAAATGCTCGACCAATACCTGGAGAGCGAGGCCCAGCGAATCAGCGACCGCGCTGCTGCCTTCTCCCACAACCCCCTGGGCTTAGTGGCCTATCAGCTGCCTGTGACCAGCACCAGCTATGTGCGGACCCTCGACAGTGTTCTGAAGACACGTGCCCCCCCGTCCCCCGCCTTCTGTAGACCCTGCCCCCTCTCTCGGAAACCCCTCCTCTACGCAGCTCTAAAGAAACCCCCTCCACCCATCAACAACCACAGGACCCCTCCTAAAGCAGCCAAACCCAAACCCACACCAGCACAGGGCAAACTGCACCATATAACACCAGCCCAGGGCAAAGCCAGATCTGCCTCTGTGCTACGGCCCATCCAGGTCACCAACAGTAACAAAACTACTGCTGCTAAAGCTACAGCTGGGGTTAAAGTCACCAGCCCTCCTACTGCACAGCG GTCTCCTCCAGGCCAGGGGGCTGTGAGGAGGGACTCCAGCCCAGGGAGAGGCCTCTCCAGCGGGTTGACTGGCCTCTCTAAGAACCAGCTCAGACTGGTCGGTCTCTCTAAGATCCAGCTGAGAATGATGGAGATGGAAGATGCCACCTTCTACCAAGGACACGATAGAACACACATCActactgagagggtggagagagccCTGATGGCACTGCTCACTGCGCAG GGTCTCCCTAAGAGCCGTGCCCCCCAGGCCAGTCCAGTGGACAGTCCAGAGTGTGGTTCTGAGTTCTGCaggctggggtgtgtgtgttccagctTGGCCCGGGTGTCCAGGGGTCCGCTCCACTGTTACAGGCCTGACTGTATGTTGGGCTGCTCCTGCTTTAAACGCAGGATCACCAAACAGACCACAGCAGCAGAGAACGGCCAGCACCAGACACTGCCTGTTTACA CTGTGTCTAACGTGGAGCATGAGGTTCAGCCCAATCGAGGCATCCGTGTCTCAACCCTGTGGGACTGCACCTCAGGGGTGGACCCCGAACCCCTCTTCAGCCCGAAACCTGCCCCAAACATACCCACCAAGCCTCTAACCAGGATCTACAACCCTGGTCCAAAGCGCTACGTACCTCGTCTCACCCCCGAG ctgCGAGAGGAGGACAAGGACCCAGTCTACAAGTACTTTGAGAGCATGATGACGTGCGCCCGTGTCAGAGAGTTTAACAGTAAACCGCCGCCCCAGGTGCTGCCGCCACAGGTCCACCTCTTTAAGGACAATAATAGTTCCATCATCCCCAGCAGCAGAAAGGTGaggcacaggacacacacacactaa